The Ovis canadensis isolate MfBH-ARS-UI-01 breed Bighorn chromosome 13, ARS-UI_OviCan_v2, whole genome shotgun sequence genome includes a region encoding these proteins:
- the LOC138416971 gene encoding cystatin-9-like isoform X3, protein MRCQDGRAAGVQQQQTFLHGPQPLGSHIWGPAEKEGDDEERLLNYLPATVEYALHMYNLTNQGRNAYKVVDVGLVFSMELEFT, encoded by the exons ATGAGATGCCAAGATGGGCGTGCGGCTGGAgttcagcagcagcagacctttcTCCACG gtccccAGCCCCTGGGGAGTCACATCTGGGGTCCCgcagagaaagagggagatgaTGAAGAGAGACTCTTGAACTACCTCCCTGCCACCGTGGAGTACGCCTTGCACATGTACAACCTGACGAACCAGGGCAGGAACGCCTACAAAGTG GTGGACGTTGGCCTGGTGTTCTCCATGGAGCTGGAGTTCACCTGA
- the LOC138416971 gene encoding cystatin-9-like isoform X2 — MRCQDGRAAGVQQQQTFLHGPQPLGSHIWGPAEKEGDDEERLLNYLPATVEYALHMYNLTNQGRNAYKVVRVLRSWKDPVDVGLVFSMELEFT, encoded by the exons ATGAGATGCCAAGATGGGCGTGCGGCTGGAgttcagcagcagcagacctttcTCCACG gtccccAGCCCCTGGGGAGTCACATCTGGGGTCCCgcagagaaagagggagatgaTGAAGAGAGACTCTTGAACTACCTCCCTGCCACCGTGGAGTACGCCTTGCACATGTACAACCTGACGAACCAGGGCAGGAACGCCTACAAAGTGGTGCGTGTACTGCGATCGTGGAAGGATCCT GTGGACGTTGGCCTGGTGTTCTCCATGGAGCTGGAGTTCACCTGA
- the LOC138416970 gene encoding cystatin-9-like produces MMGRQRRCRWAQPWTLLLLLLGPQLLVTHGWRPQGNENSENRDTLKLYFPAVVEYASHMYNLKSQDRNAYKVLRVLRSWREWREGKGLVFSMELQFARTRCGKFDEDIDNCPFQATPDVNNTVTCFFTVDAEPWKTEFQLLNDTCLEGSAV; encoded by the exons ATGATGGGCCGACAGCGGAGGTGCAGGTGGGCTCAGCCCTGGACCCTGctcctgcttctcttaggtccacaGCTCCTGGTGACTCATGGCTGGCGTCCCCAAGGGAACGAGAATAGTGAAAACAGAGATACCTTGAAGCTTTACTTTCCTGCCGTCGTGGAGTACGCCTCACATATGTACAACCTGAAGAGCCAGGATAGGAATGCCTACAAAGTGCTGCGTGTACTGCGGTCGTGGCGGGAGTGG agagaaggaaaaggcctgGTGTTCTCCATGGAGCTGCAGTTTGCCCGAACCAGGTGTGGAAAATTTGATGAAGACATCGACAACTGTCCTTTTCAAGCAACTCCAGACGTGAACAAT ACCGTCACCTGCTTCTTCACTGTTGATGCTGAACCCTGGAAGACAGAGTTCCAACTCCTGAACGACACCTGCTTGGAGGGCTCCGCTGTGTGA
- the LOC138416971 gene encoding cystatin-9-like isoform X1 produces MMGRQWRCRWAQPWTLLLLLLGPQPLGSHIWGPAEKEGDDEERLLNYLPATVEYALHMYNLTNQGRNAYKVVRVLRSWKDPVDVGLVFSMELEFT; encoded by the exons ATGATGGGCCGGCAGTGGAGGTGCAGGTGGGCTCAGCCCTGGACCCTGctcctgcttctcttaggtccccAGCCCCTGGGGAGTCACATCTGGGGTCCCgcagagaaagagggagatgaTGAAGAGAGACTCTTGAACTACCTCCCTGCCACCGTGGAGTACGCCTTGCACATGTACAACCTGACGAACCAGGGCAGGAACGCCTACAAAGTGGTGCGTGTACTGCGATCGTGGAAGGATCCT GTGGACGTTGGCCTGGTGTTCTCCATGGAGCTGGAGTTCACCTGA